A window of Longimicrobium sp. genomic DNA:
GGGGCGCGCCACCGACGACGTGGACGAGACGCTGACCTGGTTCCGCCAGGTGCTGGAGTGGCAGCAGGAGACGAAGGAGCCGGAGGAGTTCATGGAATTCCTCCGCATCGACCTGTTCCAGGACGAGATCTTCGTGTTCACCCCCATGGGCGACGTGAAGCAGCTGCCCAAGGCCGCCACGCCCATCGACTTCGCCTTCTCGGTGCACACCGAGGTGGGGGTGCACTGCGTGGGCGCGCGGGTGAACGGCCGCATCAGCCCCATCACCCGCGAGCTGCACAATGGCGACACGGTGGAGATCCTCACCGATCCCCGCCAGCGGCCCTCGCGCGACTGGCTGGCCTTCGTGAAGACGGCGCGGGCGCGCAACAAGATCCGGCAGTGGATCAAGGACGAGGAGTTCGGCAGCTCGGTGGAGCTGGGGCGTGAGTTCATCGAGCGCGAGATCAAGAAGGCGCGCCGCGAGAAGGTGAGCGACGAGCGCTTCGACGACGCCGCGCGCAAGCTGAACCTTCCCGACGCCTCGCACCTGTTCGCGGCGCTGGGGCGCGGCGACCTGGGCCCGGGCGCGGTGATGCGCGAGCTGTGGCCCGAGACCGCCGAGCCGGTGAAGGCGCCGTCCGCCTTCGAGCGGCTGGTGTCGCGGGTGCGCGGCGAGCCGCCGGCGGTGAAGATCCAGGGGATGAGCAACCTGATGGTGCGCTACTCCCAGTGCTGCCAGCCGGTGCCGGGCGACAAGGTGATCGGCTACATCACCCGCGGCCGCGGCGTGAGCATCCACCGCATCGACTGCCCCAACATCCTGCAGCTGCGCGACCACCCCGAGCGGCGGGTGGACATCCAGTGGGAGGGTGACGGAAGCGACCGCTTCTTCGTGCGGCTGGTGATGGAGGGCACCGACCGGCGCGGGCTGATGGCCGAGGTGGCCAGCGCCATCTCGGGCACCAACACCAACATCCAGAGCGCGGAGATGAAGGCCGACGAGCGCGGGATGAAGGGCGAGTTCGTGGTCGAGGTCGAGAACCTCACCCACCTGAACCGTGTGATCAGCGCGGTGAAGCGGATCAAGGGCGTGGTGAAGGTGGAGCGCCGCGAGCAGGTGGACCTGGACGCGGAAGCCGCCGAGGCCTGACGCATCGCCCTCGATCGATTCCTCTCGCACGACCGGACGCCCCCGCAGCCGCGGGGGCGTTCTTGTTGCGGTAATCTCCGCGCATACACCCACTCGAATCCCCCTGCTGTCGCGATCTTTGATGGCCGATGCGTCCTCCACCGTCCTCCGCACGCCGGACGAGCGGTTCCGCGATCTCCCCGGCTACCCGTTCGCCCCGAATTACGTGACGGTGGACGGGCTGCGCATCCACTTCGTGGACGAGGGGCCGCGCGACGGGGCGCCGGTGCTGATGCTGCACGGCGAACCCTCGTGGTCGTACCTCTACCGCAAGATGATCCCGCCCATCGCGGAAGCCGGCTTTCGGGCCATCGCGCCGGACCTGGTGGGATTCGGGCGCTCGGACAAGCCGGCGGAGGTCCGCGCCTACTCGTACGCGCGGCACGTGGCGTGGATGCGCGGGTTCGTCGAGGCGGCGGGGCTGGACGGGATCACCCTGGTGTGCCAGGACTGGGGCTCGCTGATCGGGTTGCGGGTGGCGGCGGAGATGCCGGACCGCTTCGCGCGCATCGTCGTCGCCAACGGCGCGCTGCCGACGGGGGACGGGCGCGTGCCGCTGGTCTTCCGCGCGTGGCAGGCGTGGGCGCGGTGGACGCCGTGGCTCCCCGTGAGCCGCATCGTGCAGGCGGGGTCGCGGACCAGGCTGCCGCGCGAGGTGCGGGAGGCGTACGACGCGCCGTTCCCGGGCGAGCGCTACAAGGCCGGCGCGCGCGCCTTTCCCCCGCTGGTGCCCACGCGGCCGGACGACCCCGCGCGCGAGGCCAACCTCCGCGCGTGGGCGGTGCTGGAGCGCTGGGAGAAGCCGTTCCTGACCGCGTACGGCGAGCACGAGCGCATCACCCGCGGCGCCGAGCGCCCGTTCCAGCGGCGGGTGCCGGGCGCGGCAGGGCAGCCGCACGCCACCCTCCGCGGCGCCGGGCACTTCCTGCAGGAAGACCGCGGCGAGGAGCTGGCGCGCGTGGTGATCGATTTCGTCCGTCGCACGTCCTGAGTCTCCGCACGGCGGGCCGCGTATCTCCATCCTCCGATCCCGGGTCCGCTCCGGTCCCGAGCTTGCATTTCCGCGGCGCGACCCACGCTGGACACTCCCCCAACCCGAGCCCGGACGCCGCCCCGTTGAGCGAGAGCACGCCCGCAAGCTTCGCCTCGCCCGGCGAGCCGCACGGCCGCGGCGGATCGGTGCGCACCGCGGCCGCGGTAACGGTCGCCGCGGTGGCGGTGGCGTTCGCGCTGTACTTCGGGCGCGAGGTGTTCATCCCCATTGCCCTGGCCGTGGTGTTCATGGCGGTGCTGCGGCCCGTGGTGCGCCTGCTGGAGCGGGTGCGCGTGCCGACGGCGCTGGCCGCGCTGCTGGTGGTGCTCGCGTCGCTGGCGCTGCTGGTGGGCGCGGGGGCGGCGGTGGTCGCGCCGGTGCAGAAGTTCGCGACGCAGACGCCGCAGGCGCTGAAGAAGGCCGAGGCCAGACTCCGCACGCTGGCGCACGGCATGGAATCCGTGACCGGCTCGATGGGCGGCGGCCAGGCCGGTGCGAAGGGCGGGGGACGGGACGGGGGACAGACGCCCGGCCCGGCGGTGCCCGGCTTCGCGAGCAAGGTGTTCGGCATCACCGCGGGCGTGCTTTCGGCGCTGCTGGAGGTGGTGCTGCTCGTGTGGTTCCTGCTGGCGTCGGACGACCTGTTCCTGCGCAAGCTGGTGAACGTGCTGCCGAACGTGCGCGAGAAGAAGCGCGCGGTGGAGGTGGTGCGCGAGACCGAGGCGGTGGTCTCGCGCTACCTGGTCGTGTCGCTGCTGATCAACCTGGGGCAGGGCGCGGCGGTGGGGCTGGCGATGTGGGCGATCGGGATGCCCACGCCGGTGATGTGGGGGATGATGACGGTGCTGCTGGAGTTCATCCCCTACTTGGGCGGCGCGCTGATGGTGCTGTTCCTGACCCTGATCGGCCTGGCCACATTCGACTCGGCGGGGCACGCGCTGCTGGCGCCGGGCGCGTACCTGCTCGTGACCACGCTGCAGAACAACCTGGTCAGCCCCATCCTGTACGGCCGCCGCCTGAAGCTGAACCCGGTGGCGGTGCTGGTCTCGGTGATGGTGTGGTGGTTCCTGTGGGGTGTGGCCGGCGCGTTCCTGGCCGTGCCGATCATCGCCGCCACCAAGGTGCTGGCCGACCGCGTCGACGGCCTGCACGCCCTCGGCGAGTTCCTGGGCGAGTGAGCGGCTGACGTCCGGCTTGCGCGCCGGCTCACCGAGCCGCTTCATTGCATCTCCTTCGTCCGTTCCGTCTTGCCTCTCCAACTCACTCGCATATGACCGCTTCCGCGGACGTGGTGATCATCGGCGGCGGGGTGATCGGCGCGAGCGTGGCGTATCACCTCGCCGCGCGCGGGTGCACGGGCGTGCGGGTGCTGGAGCGCGAGGCCGCGCCCGGGCTGGGGAGCACGGGCAAGGCGACGGGGGGATTCCGCTGCCAGTTCGGATCGGAGGTCAACGTGCGGCTGTCGCTGCTGGCGCGGGAGAAGCTGCTGCGCTTCGCGGACGAGACGGGAGTCGACTCCGGCTATCGCCCGTGCGGCTACCTCTTCCTGGCGGACGAGCCGGCGACGCTCGATGCGTTGGTCGCCGCGCAGGCGGTGCAGCACGCGGCCGGCGCGTGCGATCCGCGCGCGGTCACGGCGGAGGAGGCGCGGGAGATCAACCCCGCCATCTCGATCGACGGCATCGCGGGCGGGACGTGGTGCACGTGCGACGGGTTCATCAGGCCGCTGGAGATGCTGCGCGGCTACACCGAGGCGGCCCGGCGTCTCGGCGTGCGCTTCGACCATGGCGTGGAGGTCGCCGGCTTCGGCATGGACGGCGACCGGATCACCACCGTGCGCACGAGCGGCGGCGGCGTGGCCGCGGGGGCGGTGGTGAACGCGGCGGGGGCGTGGGCGGGCGCAGTCGCGCGGATGGCGGGGGTGGAGATCCCGGTGACGCCGCTGCGGCGCCAGGTGGCGGCGACGGTGGCGACGGAGGTGCTTCCGGACACCATGCCGCTGACGATCTTCGTGGATGACGGCTTCCACGCGCGCGTGCGGGACGGCCGCGTGCTGCTGCTGTGGCCGGACGAGGCGCGGATGGCGGAGCCGTACGACGCGGCGTTCGACGAGGTGTGGCTCCCGGAGGTGACGCGGCGCGCGCACCGCCGCTTCCCCGCGCTGCGCGAGGTGCCGGTGGACCGCGCCGCCTGCTGGGCCGGGCTGTACGAGATGTCGCCCGACAAGCACGTGCTGCTGGGGCGCGCGCCAGGGGTGGACAACCTCTTTCTCGCCAACGGCTCGTCGGGGCACGGGGTGATGCACTCGCCGGCGCTGGGCCATCTCCTGGCCGAGATCATCCTCGACGGCGCCGCATCCACGCTGGACGTGCGCTCGCTCCGCCCCTCGCGCTTCGCCGAGGGGGAGCCGGTGTCATCTCCCGAGTTCCTGTAGCGGGTTCTTCCCCCG
This region includes:
- a CDS encoding TGS domain-containing protein; translation: GRATDDVDETLTWFRQVLEWQQETKEPEEFMEFLRIDLFQDEIFVFTPMGDVKQLPKAATPIDFAFSVHTEVGVHCVGARVNGRISPITRELHNGDTVEILTDPRQRPSRDWLAFVKTARARNKIRQWIKDEEFGSSVELGREFIEREIKKARREKVSDERFDDAARKLNLPDASHLFAALGRGDLGPGAVMRELWPETAEPVKAPSAFERLVSRVRGEPPAVKIQGMSNLMVRYSQCCQPVPGDKVIGYITRGRGVSIHRIDCPNILQLRDHPERRVDIQWEGDGSDRFFVRLVMEGTDRRGLMAEVASAISGTNTNIQSAEMKADERGMKGEFVVEVENLTHLNRVISAVKRIKGVVKVERREQVDLDAEAAEA
- a CDS encoding haloalkane dehalogenase; translated protein: MADASSTVLRTPDERFRDLPGYPFAPNYVTVDGLRIHFVDEGPRDGAPVLMLHGEPSWSYLYRKMIPPIAEAGFRAIAPDLVGFGRSDKPAEVRAYSYARHVAWMRGFVEAAGLDGITLVCQDWGSLIGLRVAAEMPDRFARIVVANGALPTGDGRVPLVFRAWQAWARWTPWLPVSRIVQAGSRTRLPREVREAYDAPFPGERYKAGARAFPPLVPTRPDDPAREANLRAWAVLERWEKPFLTAYGEHERITRGAERPFQRRVPGAAGQPHATLRGAGHFLQEDRGEELARVVIDFVRRTS
- a CDS encoding AI-2E family transporter, which gives rise to MSESTPASFASPGEPHGRGGSVRTAAAVTVAAVAVAFALYFGREVFIPIALAVVFMAVLRPVVRLLERVRVPTALAALLVVLASLALLVGAGAAVVAPVQKFATQTPQALKKAEARLRTLAHGMESVTGSMGGGQAGAKGGGRDGGQTPGPAVPGFASKVFGITAGVLSALLEVVLLVWFLLASDDLFLRKLVNVLPNVREKKRAVEVVRETEAVVSRYLVVSLLINLGQGAAVGLAMWAIGMPTPVMWGMMTVLLEFIPYLGGALMVLFLTLIGLATFDSAGHALLAPGAYLLVTTLQNNLVSPILYGRRLKLNPVAVLVSVMVWWFLWGVAGAFLAVPIIAATKVLADRVDGLHALGEFLGE
- a CDS encoding FAD-binding oxidoreductase — its product is MTASADVVIIGGGVIGASVAYHLAARGCTGVRVLEREAAPGLGSTGKATGGFRCQFGSEVNVRLSLLAREKLLRFADETGVDSGYRPCGYLFLADEPATLDALVAAQAVQHAAGACDPRAVTAEEAREINPAISIDGIAGGTWCTCDGFIRPLEMLRGYTEAARRLGVRFDHGVEVAGFGMDGDRITTVRTSGGGVAAGAVVNAAGAWAGAVARMAGVEIPVTPLRRQVAATVATEVLPDTMPLTIFVDDGFHARVRDGRVLLLWPDEARMAEPYDAAFDEVWLPEVTRRAHRRFPALREVPVDRAACWAGLYEMSPDKHVLLGRAPGVDNLFLANGSSGHGVMHSPALGHLLAEIILDGAASTLDVRSLRPSRFAEGEPVSSPEFL